The Acidimicrobiia bacterium region GCGAAAAGCAACCCGCGTTTCTCCCCCACGGGACGTGGGGGAGATGCCGAGTCTCCGACGCAGAGGGGGCAATCGCACCGCGACGGACGCGGCGAAGCGAGGATCTTCAGATCCTCGCTTCGTTGCGTCGTACTAGATGAAGATGATCTGGGCTCCATCGGACAACTCCATGAAGTCGGACGCCGAGATGACGTCGTCGACCTCATCCCAGAGATCTTCCTTCTTGAGGCCCAACATGTCGTAGGTCAGGCGACAGGCCCAGAAGTGGGCTCCGGCGTCGGCGACCATTTGCATGAACTCCCTATGCGGCGGCACATCGAGTGCCTTCATCTCCTTGTGCATCATGCTGGAGGCGAACGCCGTCATCCCGGGCAAACCGGCCAGCATGTTGGCCATGCCGATGTCGGTGCCTGGGATCTTCATCGACGGGTTGGCTACCGGTGAGACCTTCAACTTGTCCATCCGGCGATCGATGATGGCGTCCATCCCCCAGAACGTGAAGAACACGTGGAGGTCGATTCCTTCACCGATAGCGGCGTTCCCGAGGACCATGGCGGCAGTCGCCCATTCCATGGTGCCCTTGCTCACGATGATGCAGAGCTTCCGATCTCCACCATCGTCATCAAATTTCGGCACTGAGTGTGCTCCTTCCCTCTCGACTACACGCAGCCGGTTGGCTTCTGCAGACCGGATACGTACGACATCTTCTTGGCAGGCTTCTTCGGGAAGAGCTTGTAGAGGTCCTTCGTCGGAACTCCGGCCAGCGTCGACACGCGGCGCAGCGTGGCGGTTTCGCCTTGCGCTTCGTAGTCGGAACGCAGGAAGCGAATGACCTTCCAATGCTCCTCGGTGAGTTCGTCCAGGCCGATCTCCTTGCCGAGCGCCGGGGCGAGTTCCTCGGTCCACTGGCCCGGATTCGTCATGAATCCCTCTTCGTCGACGTCGAGTTCAACGCCGCCAATCAATTCGGTTGCCATGGGTTTCTCCCTTTCTGAGCGTTACTGCTCTGGTTGTTCTGGTAGATCTCCTGCGACAGACCGCAGAGCGCCGAGCGCCCGCGCCATGCCTCGTTTCACCGCCGGGTCCCGCATCTGCTTGAGGAGCCCGAACAGCGAAATGTCTTCAGGTACTTCTTGTTCACGGACGTTCGAAGCCGTGTTGCGGAGCATCGTCATCACCTGCGGTTGCGTCATCTCGCGCACTGCCTGGAGGATGAGCACGACGTTGTCGCCGAGCGCATTCACGTCTTCTTTCGTGAACGACGTGACGACGTTGTCGACGACCCCGAGTGAACTCCTGACGAAATCGAAATAGCCTTTGCGCTCATACTCATCGAGCGCATTCATGAGTTTGAGCGAAACATCACCGGTGATCGGTTGGATCTCGACAAATATGTCCATCAGGCTCTCGAGCTGATCGAGCATCTTCTCGAGGTTTCCTGTGTTGCGGACCAGACGCTTGATCAGGTGACCGAGGTCTTGAATGCTGACGTACTGATCCACCTCGGCCAGTTGACGGACGGCGAGACCGTACATGTCACCGGCCAAGGGCGTGACGTCGGCCAGCAGCTCGTCCCACCCCTGCCGGCGGCGCTTCGACTCGATGGCTTGTTCGGTCAGGTATTCGACCTGCACCGTGAGGCGGTCGAGCTTCTCGTTGAGCTCTGCAATGGTCGCTTCTGCGTTGACGGTTGTCATCGTCTCAGCTCCACTTCCCGGCCATCGTCATGTGTGCCGTCACCGGCATCTCTTTGCCTTTTAGGAGCACGTTCCAGTAGATCCAACGGAACATCATCTTGCCCCAGTGGTTCATCTCCGATTCCTGGAGGAGAGAGAACGGCCCGACTCCCGGCAAGGGGTACTTACCCGGCAGGGGCTCCGTGTCGTAGTTGAAGTCGATGAGGAGGCCCTTGCCGTGACCGGACTCGATGAAGCAGTTGGCGTGGCCGTCAAATGTCTCAACCATGTCAAGCCCATCGACGTAGCGCAGGAAATTCTCGAGCCAGACCTCAACGGCGAAGTGCGCAACGGATCCGGCCTTGGAAGTCGGCAGGTCTGCCGCGTCACCGAGGGCGAAGATGTTGTCGTACTGCGTTGACAGGAACGTTCCCTTGTCGACGGGCACGTGATTGAGTTCATCACCCAGCCCGGACCTGGCTACGAAGTCGGCGCCCATGTTGACCGGAACCGTGACCAGCAGGTCGTATTCGACTTCCTCCTCGTCGTAGGCAATGAGCTTGTTGTTCTCCGCATCGACGCTTTCCACCACGAAGTCGGCAACGAGATGGATCTTCTTCTCGTCGAGCATTCCGCCCAGCGCCCGGGAGGCGATCGGCTTGGTGAACGCACCGGGGAGGGGGGTTACATAGTGCAGTTCGACCTCGTCGCGGATGCCCTGCTCGGATGCCCACCAGTCCGCCAGGAAGATGAACTCGAGCGGCGCAACCGGGCACTTGAACGGCATCTCCATGATGTTCATCACGAGCTTGCCGCCCTTCCAGCTGCGCAGAAACTTCTGCAATCGGAGTGCACCCTCGTAGGTGTAGAAGGTATGGACGTTATCCGGCATGTTGCCGTCTTCGTCAGTGAGGCCCGGCGTCTCTTCGAGGCGCGGATGCGTCCCGGTGGCAATGACGAGATAGTCGTAATCGAGCCAGCGGTCACCTTCGACGATCTTGACCCGATTGTTCTCGGGGTCGACGAGTTCGATCTCCGACGTGATCATTTTGATCCCGGATGGAATGAAGTCCCGCTTGGCCTTGATGACGTCGTTGCGCCCGTAGATCCCGAACGGGATGAACAAGAACCCCGGCTGGTAGTAGTGGGTTTCGTCTTGATCGACGATCGTGATATCCCACTCACCACCATCGAGGTGATGGCTCAGCTTGTTGACGACCATCGTGCCGGCAGTGCCGGCGCCGAGGACGAGCAGCTTTCTCATTGATGCTCCTTGGTTGGTACAACCGCGCCGGCCAGCGTCGCAATGGCGTCGAGTTTGGCGAGGTGATTTGTTCGTTCATTGGCGATCTGTGACAGCATCTGCGCCATGCGCGGCAGATAGGACAACACGTTGCGGCGACTGGTTTCGTCGAGGCGGAACACATCGTGCACGTGGCTCTTCACCAGATCCGGGGCTACACCGAAGGCCTCCGCGATGGTCTCGAGTTCATCCGCAGCAGGCGGCCAGACATCCGGTGCGATTCCGCCGACGAGCACCATGCCTTTCAGTTCCGATCCGACCCGGACGAAGCTCCGTGCGCACAACAGGCCCATGTGGCTGGGCAGGAAGCGGGGTTGCAGGTCGGCTTCATCGGCGAGGCGCTTCCAGCTCACCACACACCGGGCGACTGCGTCATCGGTCTGGTTGATGGCGTCAAAGAGGCCGCACGGATTTGCCGCTTCCGAAATCGGTCGTCCGTCCATGTCGGTCACGACGACCATCACTCCCAGCAGTTGTCCGAGTAGTTCGGCCATGTCGTCGACGTACTCACGCGGCAGCAGGCCGGCCAGCGATCCATCGACAGACTGGATGAGGTTTCCCAGTTCAGGCGTCTGGGACGGTGTCGCCGTCTGTGCACCCAGCCAGTTGTTGATCTGCTCGGAGGGGAACCGCCACTGTCTTCCGACTTTGATCGCCGGAAGCCGGCCCGTTTCTGCCATCCGATATATGGTCGAACGATCGACCTGAAGGATGGCCTGGAGATCCTTGGCGGTGAGCAGCGAAGTCATCGCAGTGCTCCTGCCAAGTGCCCTTCAGCGGGCTTCCGCATGTTCTGCATACCCTGCAGATTACGTTCTGCCGGAGCTTGTGAAGTAGAGCACAAGGTCCCATACCCGGGGACCTTGTGCCTCACTGTGCGGACAATGCCGACAATGCACCTAGTGCAGAAGGGTTGGATGCATGTCATGCAGAGCGTGCCGCTCGATCCAGATCAAAGGAGGTCCAGAATGGCTCGCCCAACTGCGTCCTCGCCACCTAGGATTCTCAGTAGCGATGACACTGCTGTGGATCGTTGCCGGCATCATCGGGCTGGTGCTGGCGCTCGCCGCCAGCCGGCGGGCAGTACACCACGCTTCAGCACTGGCATTCGGCAGCCGACTTCCTCCTTTCGTGATCGGCATCAGCTTGCTGGCGATCGGGACGGACCTTCCTGAGATCGCCAACTCGGTCATCGCTTCCCTCCGGAACCGGGGCGATCTCAATGTCAGTGACTCGATCGGGTCGGCAGTCACCCAGGTGACGCTGGTGCTCGGATTGCTCCCCTTGATCGGCGGCGCCTTCGTGGTCGGGCGGCGCCGGGTGCGGTTGATCGGTGGGCTGATCGTGGCGGCGCTGGTGCTCGGGGTGGCGCTGGTCGCCGACGGACATCTGAGCCGAATCGACGGACTGGCGCTGCTGTCCGGTTGGGTGGTCGCTTCGGCCGCGATCTGGCGCTTCGCGCCCCCCGCCTCGGGCCCGGACCTCCCCGTCCCGGTTCACGGGAAAGGCAAGCACGTTGTATCGGTTCTGGGGGCGCTCGCCGTGGTCGGTGCGGGCGCCTGGATCGCTATAGAAGCACTACTCAGAATCGCCGAGCTCATCAATGTTCCGATCTATATCGTTGGATTCCTGGGAGCGTCGCTCGGCACCTCCCTCCCCGAGTTGATCGTCGATATCACCGCTCTGCGTGAGGGACAAACCGATCTGGCCGTCGGCGACGTGTTCGGATCGAGCCTCGTGGATGCCACCCTGTCGATCGGCATTGGACCCATCGTGGCCCCGACCGCCATCACAGCCGGATTGGCCATACGAGGTGGCCTGGGGGCTGTGGTCGCCGTGGTCGCCGTGACTCTTGTCCTGGGCATTCGAAAGCGCCACACCCGGCTCACCGGGATCATCCTTCTGCTGATCTACGCGGCCCTATACGTACTGCTGGTGAGCGCGATCGATCTTCATTGATGCAGGCACCGACAATCAAGGATCGGAGGGTGTCTCCGTTCTGACTAGCGTTGCCGTATGGATTCTGCAATCATCGCCGCGCTGGTTCCCCTGGCCATCTTCGTCGTCGCCTGGGTCGGGTATTGCTGGTACGACATCTCGCGTCGCACCGTCCGCCACCTCCCGAAGTGGGCCTGGGCGCTCATCTGCCTCCTGTCCGTGCCGGTCGGCGGGATCGTCTACCTCCTTTTGGGGCGCGAACCCAAATGATCACGACGACCTCGCTCACCAAGGCCTACGGATCCCGACACGCTCTCGATGATGTCTCGGTTTCTGTTCCAGACGGCTCCGTCTACGGCCTCGTTGGCCCGAACGGCGCCGGAAAGACGACTCTGCTCGGGATCCTGGCCGGACTCCGCCGCCCCACTTCGGGGTCCGTCGAAATCGGTGTCCCCCGGGAACGGCTGGCCGTGCTTCCGGATACCCCGCAATTCGAGCCCTGGTTGACGGCTCGCGAGGTGGTCGATCTGTCCCGCAACCTCTCGGCTCCGGAGGTTCCTCCGGCCAGGGTCGAAGAAGTATTGATCGAGGCCGGCCTCGAGGAGGCCATCAACGTGAGGGTCGGTGGATTCTCGAGAGGAATGCTGCAACGCCTCGGATTGGCAGCCACCGTCATCGGCAACCCCCAGGTGCTCCTACTCGACGAACCCAGCGCCGCACTCGACCCCGCCGGACGCCGGGAGGTGCTCGATGTCGTGACGCGACTGCGCGGCCGGGCCACCGTGATGTTCTCCAGTCACATATTGAGCGACGTGCAGGAGGTGTGCGACACCGTCGGCATCCTCAGGGACGGCCGCCTGCTCTTCGAGGGAGCGCTCAACGACCTCCTCGTCGGACGGGCCGGGATCATCTATCGAATCCGACTGCGGGAACCGCATGAACGGCTCGTCGCTTCACTTCAGAATGCGTCCTGGGTGGGTTCTGTCGAGCAACTGGCTCCGGGCGACCTCAGGGTGACCGCCAGCGATCCAGGAGTGGCCGAACGCAACCTCATCAAGGTCCTGGCCGATGCAGAGGCGGTCGTGATCTCGGTCACTCCGGAAGGAGCTGATCTCGAGGACGTCTTCCTGGAGCTGACCTCATGAACCTCTGGAGACTCGAGTGGCTGCGCATGACCCGGACCAGCCGTTGGATAGCGATCTTCGCCGTCTTCATGTTCTTCGGGATCATCGGACCGCTCTCGGCTCGCTACATCGGCGAGATCGTCGAGCAGTTTGGCGGCGGCATCGAGGTGTCGTTCCCCGAACCGACGCCGGCAGACGGCATCATGCAGTACTCGGGCAACGTCCAGCAGTTGGGGCTCCTCGTGCTGATCATGGTCGCCGCCGGCGCTCTCACCATCGAATCCCGCTACGCACACGGGTTGGCAGCACGGCTCGCCTGCTGATTCCTCGCTACGTCGTTGTGGCAGGAACCGGGGTCATCGCCTTCGTCGCCGGCACGCTGCTCGCCTGGTATGAGACGGTCGTGCTGATCGGACCGCTCGACGCCGGCGCCATGGCCGCCGGTATGGCTTTCGGCAGTGTGTACCTGCTGTTCGCCGTGGCCGTGGTGGCATTTGCCGGATCCGCGCTCAAGAACGTCCTGCCGACCGTGATCGTAACGCTGACGGTGCTGCTCCTCCTCCCGCTCTTCGGGCTGATCCCGGTTGTTGAGGAGTGGCTCCCGAGTCACCTCGTGGGAGCGCTCGACGGGCTCGTCAGAGGCGGAGAGGCGACGGACTTCATCAAATCCCTCGTGGTGACCCTGGCCGGTACGTTGGCGCTGCAGTATGGGACAATACGACTGCTGGCGCGCCGCGAACTCTGACCGCATGCTCTTGACGAGAGGGCCCGACAGCGCGATAGTTCACGCACAGTGGTCGAAGGGGACGCAGAGTGAAGACCTTGAAAGGAAAGATCGAGATGAGCGGCGGCGCCCGCGCCGCCGCCGCGGTCACGATCGACGAGACCACCCTCACCCTGACCGCGGAAGGTGAACACCTCGGTTCGTGGGGATTCGATGCCGTCGCCGTCCGTCGCACCGCCAGCGACCGGTTCGTCCTCGATCTCGTCGACGAGAGCCTGATCTTCATCGCCAACGACCCGATCGACTTTGCCTACACGGTCCCCAAGTGGATCGAAACGCACCAACCGAAGAAGAAGAGCGGCGTCCGGAAACGGGTCAGTCAGGGCAAAGAGAGCCTCATCGCCCGGATCGAGAACTCCGGAGGGCGGCGCAGGGCGCAGAAGCTCGCCAGATCGACGGAACACGTTCACGCATGGCGGCAACAGGCTCTACCGGGAGGGCTCATCAGAAGGGTCTGCACTGAGTGTGACCACGTGTCGATCGACCTGCGCGATGCTGAGCTGCCGGAAGAGCAGGTGGCGGAGCCGCCGCGACCGTCCATCAGCCACTAGCAGCCCCGTCCTCATCAATTCGTCGCAACCAGCGACGTGCCGGCGGACCATGTGACTACCGTGACGTCAGCCATTCAGGAGTCATCGAGTGATCGTCGACAGCTACCGGTTTCTTCCCCGCAGTTTCCGTCCCATCTACGAAAACCCCGAACCACACGGCTCCAACCAGGTCTGGGCATCGTTCGAGAAACGATTGAGCGACAGTCGCATTGCCATCCTCACGTCATCAGGAATGTACCTCGAGGAAACCCAGCAGCCGTTCGACCTCGAACGGGAGAGAGCAGAACCAACCTGGGGCGATCCGAGCTTTCGCGTGATTCCGTCACCGGTCGACCAAATCGGTCTTGCGCACCTGCACATCAGTCACGATGACATCCTCGCCGATCCAAACATCGCACTACCGGTCGACCGGTTGGCGGAACTGACCAGGAGCGGCATCGTCGGTGAGATCGCACCCCGGCACATCTCCGTCATGGGGTTCCAGGGGACCAGCCTGGAAGGCTGGCGTGACATCGCCGCCCCCGGGATCATCGATCTCCTCCACGAAGACGAAGTGGATGGGCTGATCCTCGCTCCGGTCTGACCGGACTGTTGTAAGAACGTGCCCGTGCTGGCACGCTGGATCGAAGCAGCCGGAATCCCCACCGTGGTGGTCACGATGATGCCCGACCTCGCCACAAAGCTGCACACACCCCGGACGGTTGGTGTGGAGTTTCCGTTCGGGCACCCGTTTGGACTTCCGCATGAACCCGCCATGCAGCATCGCGTGCTGGGCGAAGCGCTCCACGTGCTGGCCGGAGCAGACCGCTTCGGGACGAGGATCGACGTCGATCTCGAATGGCCGGTACCCCGCAAAGAGGCTTACCGGAACTGGCAGCCGGCGGAGCCGAGCCCAATCGTCCAGTGGTGGATAAGCCAGGGTGCGCTTGACAGGTAGGCTGGCGCCATGCTCGATCATCTCTGGGCAGGCTGGCGATCAACCTACGTAACATCCATCGACGACCACCCGGAGTCTTCGTGCCTCTTCTGCCGTCTTCCGGATGAAGCCGACGAGGATGCCCTGATACTCGAGCGTTCGTCCCTCGCCTATTCCGTGCTCAACCGGTATCCGTACACGACCGGACACCTGATGGTGACTGCCTATCGCCACGTGGCGGGTCTGTCTGAGCCGACCAGCGAAGAACGCAGTCAGATGTGGAACCTCATCGTCCGGGCCGAAGTGTCGCCCGCCAGCGGGATGGGACCACCTTGAGATGAGTTTCGCCAGGGGGATGGGACCACCTGCTCGCCAGTGAT contains the following coding sequences:
- a CDS encoding DsrE/DsrF/DrsH-like family protein: MPKFDDDGGDRKLCIIVSKGTMEWATAAMVLGNAAIGEGIDLHVFFTFWGMDAIIDRRMDKLKVSPVANPSMKIPGTDIGMANMLAGLPGMTAFASSMMHKEMKALDVPPHREFMQMVADAGAHFWACRLTYDMLGLKKEDLWDEVDDVISASDFMELSDGAQIIFI
- a CDS encoding TusE/DsrC/DsvC family sulfur relay protein, with the translated sequence MATELIGGVELDVDEEGFMTNPGQWTEELAPALGKEIGLDELTEEHWKVIRFLRSDYEAQGETATLRRVSTLAGVPTKDLYKLFPKKPAKKMSYVSGLQKPTGCV
- a CDS encoding DUF1641 domain-containing protein — translated: MTTVNAEATIAELNEKLDRLTVQVEYLTEQAIESKRRRQGWDELLADVTPLAGDMYGLAVRQLAEVDQYVSIQDLGHLIKRLVRNTGNLEKMLDQLESLMDIFVEIQPITGDVSLKLMNALDEYERKGYFDFVRSSLGVVDNVVTSFTKEDVNALGDNVVLILQAVREMTQPQVMTMLRNTASNVREQEVPEDISLFGLLKQMRDPAVKRGMARALGALRSVAGDLPEQPEQ
- a CDS encoding FAD/NAD(P)-binding oxidoreductase, with the translated sequence MRKLLVLGAGTAGTMVVNKLSHHLDGGEWDITIVDQDETHYYQPGFLFIPFGIYGRNDVIKAKRDFIPSGIKMITSEIELVDPENNRVKIVEGDRWLDYDYLVIATGTHPRLEETPGLTDEDGNMPDNVHTFYTYEGALRLQKFLRSWKGGKLVMNIMEMPFKCPVAPLEFIFLADWWASEQGIRDEVELHYVTPLPGAFTKPIASRALGGMLDEKKIHLVADFVVESVDAENNKLIAYDEEEVEYDLLVTVPVNMGADFVARSGLGDELNHVPVDKGTFLSTQYDNIFALGDAADLPTSKAGSVAHFAVEVWLENFLRYVDGLDMVETFDGHANCFIESGHGKGLLIDFNYDTEPLPGKYPLPGVGPFSLLQESEMNHWGKMMFRWIYWNVLLKGKEMPVTAHMTMAGKWS
- a CDS encoding PocR ligand-binding domain-containing protein translates to MTSLLTAKDLQAILQVDRSTIYRMAETGRLPAIKVGRQWRFPSEQINNWLGAQTATPSQTPELGNLIQSVDGSLAGLLPREYVDDMAELLGQLLGVMVVVTDMDGRPISEAANPCGLFDAINQTDDAVARCVVSWKRLADEADLQPRFLPSHMGLLCARSFVRVGSELKGMVLVGGIAPDVWPPAADELETIAEAFGVAPDLVKSHVHDVFRLDETSRRNVLSYLPRMAQMLSQIANERTNHLAKLDAIATLAGAVVPTKEHQ
- a CDS encoding PLD nuclease N-terminal domain-containing protein; the protein is MDSAIIAALVPLAIFVVAWVGYCWYDISRRTVRHLPKWAWALICLLSVPVGGIVYLLLGREPK
- a CDS encoding ABC transporter ATP-binding protein, coding for MITTTSLTKAYGSRHALDDVSVSVPDGSVYGLVGPNGAGKTTLLGILAGLRRPTSGSVEIGVPRERLAVLPDTPQFEPWLTAREVVDLSRNLSAPEVPPARVEEVLIEAGLEEAINVRVGGFSRGMLQRLGLAATVIGNPQVLLLDEPSAALDPAGRREVLDVVTRLRGRATVMFSSHILSDVQEVCDTVGILRDGRLLFEGALNDLLVGRAGIIYRIRLREPHERLVASLQNASWVGSVEQLAPGDLRVTASDPGVAERNLIKVLADAEAVVISVTPEGADLEDVFLELTS
- a CDS encoding glycine/sarcosine/betaine reductase selenoprotein B family protein — translated: MIVDSYRFLPRSFRPIYENPEPHGSNQVWASFEKRLSDSRIAILTSSGMYLEETQQPFDLERERAEPTWGDPSFRVIPSPVDQIGLAHLHISHDDILADPNIALPVDRLAELTRSGIVGEIAPRHISVMGFQGTSLEGWRDIAAPGIIDLLHEDEVDGLILAPV